The stretch of DNA AGATGGAGTGCCACGGCGTGTCGGTGATCGAGGTCAACCGCGCTGCCGCCTGGAGCTATACGACCGCGTCGTCGTTCAATCGCCGCATCACGCCGCTGACGCCGATGAGCTTCTCGGGGCCGGTGCGCGGCGCCGACAGCCTCAAGACGCGCTACTCGCCCGATGCCACCACGGGCCGCGGCACGATCAACAATTGTGCCAATGGTACAATGCCTTGGAACACGTATCTGACCAACGAAGAGAACTGGGTCGGCTATTTCAAGCGTGAAGTCGGCGATGCCGCGCGGCGTGCGGCGACCGGCGCGGTTGGCGTCAAGGCCAACACGTCGCTGACACGATACGGCAAGTCGGAGAGCAACACCGGCGGCAATTACGGGTGGTCGACGGTCACGCCAGCGGACACGACCAGCACGCTCTATGCGCGCTGGAACATCACCGCGCAGGCCAGCGCGCCGGCCGATGGCACGGGCGATTTCCGCAACGAGATCTTCCAGTATGGCTGGGTGGTCGAGATCGATCCGTTCGATGCCAACTCGACCCCGCGCAAGCGGACCGCGCTGGGCCGGATGAACCATGAGGGCTGCCAGATCGGCCGGACCATCGCAGGCGTGAAGCCGGCCTTCTACATGGGTGACGATGCGCAGAACGAATATATCTACAAGTTCGTTTCGGCCACGCCGTGGTCTGCGGCCGATGCAACCGCAGCGAACCGTCTCGCGATCGGTGACAAGTATCTCGATACGGGAACGCTTTACGTGGCGAAGCTTGCAGCGGACGGCAGCGGCCAGTGGCTGCCGCTGGTGTTCGGCCAGGGGCCCCTCACCTCGGCCAATGCGGCATATCCGTTCTCGAGCCAGGTGGATGTATTGATCAATACGCGTCTGGCGGCCGATGCGTTGGGTGCGACGAAGATGGACCGGCCGGAGTGGACCGCGGTCAACCCCGCGACCGGCGAAATGTATTGCACGCTCACCAACAACTCGTCGCGGACCGTCGCGACCGCGGACGCACCCAACCCGCGCGCTTATGTCGATCCGAAGACGACCGGCGGCCAGACCACCGGCAACGCCAACGGGCACATCATCCGTCTTCGCGAGACGGGCGACACGTCCGAAGCGCTCACCTTCGCGTGGGACATCTATGCGTTCGGTGCGGGTTCCGATCTGGACGCGACCAACATCAACCTGTCGGGTCTCGATGCGACCAACGACTTCTCGTCGCCCGATGGCCTGTGGTTCGGTCTGCCGAGCAACGCATCGGGGACGATCGCGCCGGTGATGTGGATCGAGACCGATGACGGTGCCTTTACCGACGTCACCAACTGCATGCTGCTCGCCTCGGTGCCGGGGATCGTCAACGATGGCGGTACGCGGACCGTGACGAACACGATCGGTGCGGCAACCGGCTCGGTGACGACGCGGATCGGCAAGGCACCGGGGGCTGCACTGCGTCGCTTCCTGGTCGGGCCTAAGGAGTGCGAGATCACGGGCATCCATACGACTCCGGACGGCCGCTCGCTGTTCGTCAACATCCAGCATCCGGGCGAGAATGGCGGACCGACCAACATCACCAGCAGCTGGCCGGCGAACCAGGCGGGTACCGTGACGACGCCCTCGC from Sphingomonas sp. HMP9 encodes:
- a CDS encoding PhoX family protein; this translates as MTFETIYTDGDIDTNPTANPHINDLIESRYSRRQTLMGGMSATAAAVFGGMLLTGCDDDNDGNGSSPVTVTATAGGSATAGRVATLTGAAIGQVDSVTWTQTAGPAVTLAGATTATATFVVPGAAAGTVLSFQFTAVSAGGSASATTSVTVGAASLGFTAVAKSLADVVAVPSGYVVTVLYRLGDPIGSGVGAYVNDGTDATFSKRAGDHHDGMSYFGMSATGTPDANGNTRGLLVLNHENITQAYLHPNGPTTTAGVRPEAEALKEMECHGVSVIEVNRAAAWSYTTASSFNRRITPLTPMSFSGPVRGADSLKTRYSPDATTGRGTINNCANGTMPWNTYLTNEENWVGYFKREVGDAARRAATGAVGVKANTSLTRYGKSESNTGGNYGWSTVTPADTTSTLYARWNITAQASAPADGTGDFRNEIFQYGWVVEIDPFDANSTPRKRTALGRMNHEGCQIGRTIAGVKPAFYMGDDAQNEYIYKFVSATPWSAADATAANRLAIGDKYLDTGTLYVAKLAADGSGQWLPLVFGQGPLTSANAAYPFSSQVDVLINTRLAADALGATKMDRPEWTAVNPATGEMYCTLTNNSSRTVATADAPNPRAYVDPKTTGGQTTGNANGHIIRLRETGDTSEALTFAWDIYAFGAGSDLDATNINLSGLDATNDFSSPDGLWFGLPSNASGTIAPVMWIETDDGAFTDVTNCMLLASVPGIVNDGGTRTVTNTIGAATGSVTTRIGKAPGAALRRFLVGPKECEITGIHTTPDGRSLFVNIQHPGENGGPTNITSSWPANQAGTVTTPSRPRSATIVITKNDGGVVGL